In a genomic window of Bordetella petrii:
- a CDS encoding ATP-dependent nuclease: MHKIGFIDIVGLRACHHVSIPLESFTPLVGQNNAGKSTILFALAWVLKPSALEASDFAKEGEPIVVTARIDGITAEILEYVPEPKHQAAIAPFCNTGSMWIRVVCTAPGPKGFTCEVFDVDQYAGEGIPKSWRSYPTGLSQAVSALLPEPLQIDAMEDLAEDLGKAKAGSTLKSLLDLIMGPIIETHDELVSALQTFKDILSTDGASRSEHLKTFDDGATKALGDFFPGLAIELGMQTIEVKEFFKAGNLHVTDLETGDRRTFDKLGTGCQRAIQMALIRHLADLKIGSKPLAARRLLLIDEPELYLHPQGVKRLRQALAALSQKGFQVVYATHSPLMLSRENAADAVIIRKTKTDGTLARLPLRHAVASALHEAQAQSRTLFELGNLAEIYFCDLVVLCEGKTEKRLLPLLYERLRGRHPELDQVAFVAVGACSDIPKALPVLAAMGIQACGIADLDFAFTEARKGQQPMLPKHDETLVRSKDVLKKLKLQHEFPLGENGLPVKDKKTGWQAADTWALFAQHPEGIQLSAGLHNALLDQRVWIWRSGCLENVTGYEEKGEDAILTQELAIGVMEAAAIQRSMPTIVECFEWLDRQRVVNLEGRR; this comes from the coding sequence ATGCACAAGATCGGGTTCATTGACATCGTAGGCCTTAGGGCGTGCCATCACGTCAGCATACCGTTGGAGTCTTTCACTCCGCTTGTTGGGCAGAACAACGCTGGAAAGTCGACCATTCTTTTTGCGCTCGCTTGGGTGCTGAAACCGAGTGCATTGGAAGCGTCAGACTTCGCGAAGGAAGGTGAGCCAATTGTCGTTACTGCGCGAATAGATGGGATCACTGCAGAAATTCTGGAATACGTGCCGGAACCGAAGCATCAAGCCGCGATCGCGCCGTTCTGCAATACAGGGTCTATGTGGATTCGCGTCGTCTGCACTGCTCCCGGTCCAAAAGGCTTCACCTGTGAGGTGTTCGACGTTGACCAATACGCCGGCGAAGGCATTCCAAAGTCCTGGAGAAGCTACCCAACCGGCTTATCGCAGGCGGTGTCGGCATTGTTGCCAGAACCGCTGCAAATCGATGCCATGGAAGATCTTGCGGAAGACCTCGGCAAGGCAAAAGCCGGCAGCACGTTGAAGTCGCTGCTCGACTTGATCATGGGCCCGATTATTGAAACCCATGACGAACTCGTCTCTGCGTTGCAGACCTTTAAGGACATTTTGAGTACCGACGGTGCATCCCGGTCGGAACACCTAAAGACGTTCGACGACGGGGCGACGAAGGCCCTCGGCGACTTCTTTCCGGGGCTCGCGATCGAGCTGGGTATGCAGACTATTGAAGTAAAGGAGTTCTTTAAGGCGGGCAATTTGCACGTCACCGACTTGGAAACTGGCGACCGCAGGACCTTCGATAAGCTGGGAACTGGCTGCCAGCGCGCCATCCAGATGGCATTAATCCGACATCTGGCTGACCTAAAGATCGGCTCTAAACCACTTGCTGCACGTCGACTATTGCTCATCGACGAGCCCGAGCTGTATTTACATCCACAGGGCGTCAAGCGTCTTCGCCAAGCGCTCGCAGCTTTGTCGCAGAAGGGCTTTCAGGTCGTGTATGCCACGCACTCTCCTCTCATGTTGAGCAGGGAGAACGCAGCCGACGCCGTCATCATTCGGAAAACTAAGACCGATGGGACGCTCGCCCGCTTACCTCTCAGGCATGCGGTTGCCAGTGCACTTCATGAGGCCCAGGCGCAGTCACGTACCTTATTCGAATTGGGCAACCTTGCCGAGATTTACTTCTGTGATCTTGTCGTGCTTTGTGAGGGTAAGACGGAGAAGCGCCTCCTTCCGCTCCTCTACGAGCGTCTACGCGGACGCCACCCAGAACTGGATCAGGTCGCCTTTGTTGCTGTGGGTGCCTGCTCCGATATTCCCAAAGCGCTCCCGGTGCTGGCCGCGATGGGCATCCAAGCGTGCGGAATCGCCGACCTGGATTTTGCGTTTACGGAAGCCAGAAAAGGGCAGCAACCAATGCTCCCGAAACACGATGAGACGCTGGTCCGAAGCAAGGATGTCCTCAAGAAACTGAAGCTTCAACACGAATTTCCACTTGGGGAAAACGGCCTTCCCGTGAAGGATAAGAAGACTGGATGGCAGGCGGCTGATACTTGGGCACTTTTTGCCCAACACCCTGAGGGAATACAACTCTCCGCTGGTTTGCACAATGCTCTGCTCGACCAGCGCGTTTGGATCTGGAGATCAGGCTGTTTGGAAAACGTCACAGGCTATGAGGAGAAGGGAGAAGACGCGATCTTGACGCAGGAGCTCGCTATCGGGGTGATGGAGGCCGCCGCGATCCAGAGGTCCATGCCAACAATCGTCGAATGCTTTGAATGGCTCGATAGGCAACGAGTGGTCAATCTGGAAGGTCGTAGGTGA